In the genome of Syntrophorhabdaceae bacterium, the window ACCTTCAGAAGCCTTGCAATACCCATATCCTCATCGGAAAAGAGGGGGAAGGGGACACGGAACTTTTCTTTGAAGGTCCTGACTTCATACGCGCCGTCGCCCATGCCGATGCCGATCATGGTAACCCTCGCCTTCAGGTCCGGCCTTGCCTCTATCTTCCGGTATACCTGCTCCACCCCCGGTGCCGCTTGCTGGCAAAAGGGGCAGTAGAAGCTGAAAACCTCGATGATCACTATACCCGGTTTAATGTGCCCCACCCGGAACTGCCCTGAGCCGGAGAGGCCGAGATAGCTTCTTTCCTGCTCGTTCAAAGGCACGGGAAGCTTAAAAAGGGGGAAAGAGTTGTTTGGAGGCGCCGGTTTCGCTGTTTTTATCAACGGACCGGCGGAATCCGCCCGGGGGGCTGCACACAGAATCAAGAGGAGTGCCGAAAAAATGCAAAAAAGAATACCTGCTTTTCGTGTAAAGCCAGTCATGGAGCCTCCGGGGTGCTGCCTTGGTTGCCCTTAAGGGACGCGAAGCCTGTATATTATCAGTATAGTATCTTAAGCATTGCGCTCCTGACGGTCAACCGCGATCTATCGACATGGGGATTAGCGTGAATTATAGCGGGGGGAATGCAAAACTCCCGTTATTTATTGTAGTTTCTGATAGTATTGATATCGAGGAGCTGGTAATGGAGGGCTGAGCCTTTGCTCGCTTTTCCTCCCTTCACGCCCATTATCCTGATCTGAATCTCCTGAGGGGTGCAGTTCATCTCTTGAGCGAGCCGCTCTTTTGTCTCCTTTATATCCCCCGGCTCATACACGTCGAGTGATACCTCGCAGATTACATTATCTTCGTCAAGCATGAATATGATGCGTCGGTCTTCAGTTTTCATCCCAATTGTCGTTTCCTCTCACCCTGACGATAGCTCCGAGTGCTTTCCCTGTTATGAGTTTATCGCGGCGCGGTGCTAATACTTAATACTTTTGGCATTCGAAAATCAGGCCTTCTCATCGGGCGCTCTATCCCTTTAAGCACCGGAGCCGCGAAAGGGCGGGAGGAGCACCTCTTTTGCCCCGGAAAATATACGGGTTACCAGGAAGGTCTTTCTTTTACTTGTACACAGGTAAGGCAGTAGAGGGCACACTGATGTGCATGCAACAACGGCGTTCCGGTACCCGCGTGCGGTACTCGAGCGCTTTTTTTGTGATGTCGAGACGGAGGCGTCTTTATCCAGAGTTGGTGAAAAGACGCCTTCTTTTTATTTAAAAACAGGAGGTATTCAATGAAACGACTTACTGCTCTTCTCTTGGTTCTTTTGTGTATCGGATGTGCGGGGATTCTCAGTGCGGAAGAACGGTCGGCGCCCCAGATCCCGGCGGTACAGGCAGGGGCAGCGGCTCCCGCGCCCCAGGCAACAGCGCCCGCTCCGGCGGCGCTGAAAATCGACTCGGGCGACACGGCATGGGTGCTCATATGCTCCGCCCTCGTCATGCTCATGACCCCGGGTCTCGCATTCTTTTACGGAGGAATGGTGGGTCGAAAGAATGTACTCGGTATCCTCATGCAGTGTATGATCCTCCTCTGTATCGTGAGCGTCCAGTGGGTACTCTATGGCTATAGCCTCGCCTTCGGCCCTGAAAAGGGTTTCTGGGGAGGTTTTGCCTGGGCCGGGCTCTCGGGGGTGGGGCTCGAGCCGTATAAGGATTATGCGGCCACTATCCCTCACCAGGCATTCATGATCTTTCAGGCCATGTTCGCCATAATCACCCCTGCCCTTATCATCGGCGCCTTTGCCGAGAGAATGAAGTTCTCCGCCTTCGTGGTCATCATGATCCTCTGGGCCACCTTCGTCTATGACCCTGTCTGCCATTGGGTCTGGGGCGTGGGAGGCTGGCTCAGGGAGATGGGCGCCCTCGACTTTGCAGGCGGCACGGTAGTCCATATCAACGCAGGTATCGCGGCCCTCATGACCGCCATCTTCATCAAAAAAAGGAAAGGCTCGAACCACAAGGCGATTTTGCCCCATAACCTCCCCTTTACCGTCCTCGGCACCGCGCTACTCTGGTTCGGCTGGTTCGGCTTTAACGCGGGAAGCGCCCTGGCGGCCAACGGACTCTCGGTAAACGCATTCGTCGTCACCAATACGGCGGCAGCGGCAGCAGGCCTCACATGGGCGATTATAGACTGGATCTTCAATGAAAAGCCTACCATGCTCGGCACTGCTACCGGCGCGGTGGCGGGTCTTGTGGCGATCACTCCCGCGGCAGGATACGTGAGCGCCCTTTCGGCACTCATGATCGGCGCACTGGTGAGCATCTTCTGTTTCTTCGCCGTAGCCTGGATCAAACCGAAATTCGGGTACGACGACGCCCTCGACGTCTTCGGCGTCCACTGCGTGGGCGGGATATGGGGAGCCCTCGCCACGGGACTCTTTGCCTCCAAGGCCATAAACCCGGATGGAGCGAACGGCCTCTTCTTCGGTAACCCGAAGCAATTCGTGGTCCAGCTCGTGGCGGTCCTCGTGACCGTGGCATACAGCTTCGTCGTGAGCTACCTCATTTATAAAGTAGTCGACATGGTCATGAAAGTGAGGGTAACGGAAAAAGACGAAACCCTGGGCCTCGACCTGAGCCAGCACCACGAGAATGCGTATACGGTGTTGGAGTAACGTGTGATGCGTGTAAAACGGGAAGGCGTTAGAAGAGAAATCGGAAAACGTGTAATCGGAAAACGGGGAAATGCGAAAAAACCTAAAAGCCCTTTGAAGTTGTAGCTCGCACGGCGAGCGAGAAGGGGAGGCTCCACGGGCTTGGCCCGTGGACCAACAGTAGGCGCTTTAAGCGGGGGGCGACGCGAGCCCCAATAATTGACTGCAAAAGGAGGAAAATAATGAAACTTATCATAGCCATTATAAAACCGGATAGGCTGGAAGCGGTAAAACAGGAATTATACAAGGCTGATATAAACCTCATCACCGTAAACGAAGTACTCGGCCACGGCAGGCAGATGGGGGTGACCGAAGTCTACAGGGGCGCCCGGGAAATGGGCAACCTCCTCAGGAAGATCCGTCTCGAAATTGCCGTGAACGACAACTTCCTGGAGCCCACGATCGCGGCCATCGTAAAAGGAGCCCAAACCGGAGAGGTAGGAGACGGCAAAATCTTCGTCCTCGACCTCGCCGACTGCGTCCGAATCCGAACCCAGGAGCGGGGAGGAAAGGCGATAGGATGAAGCAGTCGCTAGTCGCTAGTCTCTAGTCGCTAGTAAAAGAGAAAAGCCGTAGTGAACTCAATGAGGATGGCTGCCGGCGCTGAAAAGCGTCCGGCAGCCATTTCTGTTCACTAACGACTAGATACTAGATACTAGAGACTAATTATCACTTTTTGGGTTAACAAAAAGCGATAATTGTTACTCGTACCTACCAAGGTCTCACGCAGACGTGGCGACCGTAACTTACCCTCATCGACCCCGAGGGAAACTCAACAGCGTAGTTCAAATCAGTCAAAGAGATTATAGACTGGGGGGCTGAACATTCAGCCCCGGAGATAAGGGTGTGCCGCTCATCATGAGGCGATCCTGTGCCGTAGAGGCGAGGGGACCACACTTTTATCCTCCACAAAATTACCCGGAGGTGACTTGGTGAGGAAGGTCGTATTTGTGTTGGTGCTGGTGATGGGTCTCCTGATCGCAGGGGTCTCGCTCGCTCAGAATTCGGAAGTAGTGCCCCCTATGCAGACAGTGGCGGCGGGTGCGGCGTCATCCCCTATCGATACGGGGGATACTGCCTGGATGCTCGTATCCATAGCTCTGGTGATGCTCATGACGCCTGGGCTCGCATTTTTTTATGGGGGTATGGTGCGGCGCAAGAACGTGCTCGGGGTCCTGATGCAATGCTTTATTGCCCTGGGCCTGATTACGGCGCAGTGGATCCTCTTCGGGTACAGTCTCTCCTTTGCGCCCGCGAAAGGTTTCTGGGGCGGCCTTCAGTGGATGGGTCTGAGCGGGGTCGGCTCCATGCCGTTTAAAGAGTATGCCCCCACCATTCCCCACGAAGCCTTCATGATGTTTCAGGCCATGTTTGCCATAATCACACCGGCCCTTATCATCGGCGCCTTTGCGGAGAGGATGAGGTTCGCGGCCTTCGTGATCTTCAGCATCCTCTGGGCGACCTTTATCTACGACCCAATCTGCCATTGGATGTGGGGCGTGGGGGGATGGCTCAGGGAGATGGGCGCCCTCGATTTCGCGGGTGGAACGGTGGTGCATATCAACGCGGGCATGGCGGCCCTGGTGGCTGCCCTCGTAATAGGAAAACGGGACGGGTATATGAACAGACCGGTCCCGCCCCATAACCTGCCCTTTACCGTCCTCGGCACCGCGCTCCTCTGGTTCGGCTGGTTCGGGTTCAACGCGGGAAGCGCCCTCGGCGCGAACGGGCTTGCGGTCCACACCCTTGTCGTGACCCACACGGCCGCGGCAATCGCGGGGATCACCTGGGCATGCCTCGAATGGGTATTCAACGAAAAGCCGACCATATTCGGCACGGTCACCGGATCGATCGCGGGACTCGCCACCATTACACCCGCATCGGGATTCGTGACAATCGCCGCGGCGGCGCTTATCGGATTCGCCGCGAGCGTGGTCTGTTATGTCTGCGTGGCCCTCGTAAAGCCGAAGTTCGGATATGACGATTCTCTTGACGCCTTCGGCGTCCATGGAGTAGGCGGCATCCTCGGCACTCTCGCGGTAGGCATTTTCGCCTCGAAAGCGGTCAACCCCGCGGGAGCGGACGGGCTGCTCTACGGAAACCCGAAGCAGCTTCTCATCCAGCTCATAGCCGTGGCAGTGACCATGGGATACAGTTTTATCGGAAGTTACATTATACTTAAAGTAATCGACCTGTTCTTAAAGGTAAGAGTGGGCGAGAGAGACGAAATAATAGGCCTCGACCTCACCCAGCACCATGAGAATGCCTATACAGTGCTCGAGTAAGGCGTTAAGGCGGGTGATGTGGGTGAAGCGTGTAAAGCGTGTAAAGAGGAAATCGGAAAAGGTGTAATGGGAAAACGAGATGCGTGTAATGCGTTAAAAGCGAAAATCGGAAAACGTGTAATCGGAAAACGAGGATGCGTGTGAAATGTTGAGTGAAAGGACTGAAGAGACATTTTGTCCCACGTGCCGTAGCTCGCACAGCGAGCGAGAAGGGGAGGCTCCACGGGCTTGGCCCGTGGAGGGGGCGACGCAAGCCCCATTGATAGTGCGACGTGAGCCCCAATAATTGTGGACGCGAGCCCCATTAAATTGTGCAAGGAGGAAAATAATGAAACTGATCATTGCCATAATAAAACCGGACAGGCTTGAAGCGGTAAAACAGGAGCTTTATAAGCGGGATATAAACCTCATGACCGTGAGCGAGGTTCTGGGTCATGGTCGGCAGATGGGTGTGACTGAAATTTACAGAGGGGCAAGGGAGATGGGGAACCTCCTCCGGAAAATCCGTCTCGAGATCGCGGTAAACGAGGATTACATGGAGACTACCATCGAAGCGATTGTAAAAGGCGCACAAACGGGCGAAGTGGGAGACGGCAAGATATTCGTCCTCGAACTCGCCGAATGCGTCCGGATCCGAACGGAAGAAAGGGGTCGGAAGGCAATCGGGTAGAAGCAGTCGTTAGTATATAGTATATAGTCGTTAGTAAAAGACATACTGACTCATGGAAGTGGCCACGTGGCGGAAAGCGCCCGACAGACACCTTTGTTTCGACTATAGACTATATACTGGTTAATGGAAGGCGGTTAACGTATTGAAAGATTTTTTTACTTGTAGTATGGTACTTACCATAACCCGCACAAAGAAGTGCGTGAACGTCATGACCCTCGCCGGCCTTAGAGGGTTGTTCAGGCAGATCGAACGACGCCGTTCAAAGCAGTCAACGTCTTATGACTCGTACGAATTAATTTTTATCGAGGTGAAAGAGGATAAGATTTTTGTTCCCCAAGCCTTGAAAGGAAAGACCTTGCGGTCCGGCATCAGTCCCTCGGTTTTCAGGGATGGTCCCGGGTACGCGAAAAAGGAATCAATGTTCCGTATTGTATCCTTTCCCATTCAAGGGAGAGGTAAGATATAGGGGTACATATTCCACACATGGAGGAAAGTATGGAGCTTACAGAAGTCTTCGGTTCTAATGTATTTAATGACAAGGTGATGAAAGAGCGGCTGCCCAAGCAGATATATAAGGCGCTGAAAGAGACGATCGACAAGGACATACCTCTTAGGCCTGAAGTCGCCGATGTCGTGGCGAATGCGATGAAAGATTGGGCTATCGAGAA includes:
- a CDS encoding TlpA disulfide reductase family protein, which codes for MIKTAKPAPPNNSFPLFKLPVPLNEQERSYLGLSGSGQFRVGHIKPGIVIIEVFSFYCPFCQQAAPGVEQVYRKIEARPDLKARVTMIGIGMGDGAYEVRTFKEKFRVPFPLFSDEDMGIARLLKVKGTPTFIGVKVDGKGSEEIFYFEAGAFDSPARFLADIIEASDLKGGQK
- a CDS encoding ammonium transporter, with the translated sequence MKRLTALLLVLLCIGCAGILSAEERSAPQIPAVQAGAAAPAPQATAPAPAALKIDSGDTAWVLICSALVMLMTPGLAFFYGGMVGRKNVLGILMQCMILLCIVSVQWVLYGYSLAFGPEKGFWGGFAWAGLSGVGLEPYKDYAATIPHQAFMIFQAMFAIITPALIIGAFAERMKFSAFVVIMILWATFVYDPVCHWVWGVGGWLREMGALDFAGGTVVHINAGIAALMTAIFIKKRKGSNHKAILPHNLPFTVLGTALLWFGWFGFNAGSALAANGLSVNAFVVTNTAAAAAGLTWAIIDWIFNEKPTMLGTATGAVAGLVAITPAAGYVSALSALMIGALVSIFCFFAVAWIKPKFGYDDALDVFGVHCVGGIWGALATGLFASKAINPDGANGLFFGNPKQFVVQLVAVLVTVAYSFVVSYLIYKVVDMVMKVRVTEKDETLGLDLSQHHENAYTVLE
- a CDS encoding P-II family nitrogen regulator, producing MKLIIAIIKPDRLEAVKQELYKADINLITVNEVLGHGRQMGVTEVYRGAREMGNLLRKIRLEIAVNDNFLEPTIAAIVKGAQTGEVGDGKIFVLDLADCVRIRTQERGGKAIG
- a CDS encoding ammonium transporter, translating into MRKVVFVLVLVMGLLIAGVSLAQNSEVVPPMQTVAAGAASSPIDTGDTAWMLVSIALVMLMTPGLAFFYGGMVRRKNVLGVLMQCFIALGLITAQWILFGYSLSFAPAKGFWGGLQWMGLSGVGSMPFKEYAPTIPHEAFMMFQAMFAIITPALIIGAFAERMRFAAFVIFSILWATFIYDPICHWMWGVGGWLREMGALDFAGGTVVHINAGMAALVAALVIGKRDGYMNRPVPPHNLPFTVLGTALLWFGWFGFNAGSALGANGLAVHTLVVTHTAAAIAGITWACLEWVFNEKPTIFGTVTGSIAGLATITPASGFVTIAAAALIGFAASVVCYVCVALVKPKFGYDDSLDAFGVHGVGGILGTLAVGIFASKAVNPAGADGLLYGNPKQLLIQLIAVAVTMGYSFIGSYIILKVIDLFLKVRVGERDEIIGLDLTQHHENAYTVLE
- a CDS encoding P-II family nitrogen regulator; translated protein: MKLIIAIIKPDRLEAVKQELYKRDINLMTVSEVLGHGRQMGVTEIYRGAREMGNLLRKIRLEIAVNEDYMETTIEAIVKGAQTGEVGDGKIFVLELAECVRIRTEERGRKAIG